A region of the Sarcophilus harrisii chromosome 3, mSarHar1.11, whole genome shotgun sequence genome:
GGCGGCCCCGGCCTGGCGCGGGCCGTGCAGCAGCCCCGTCTGACCGCCGAGGCCGTGGCGCTGCTGAGAGAGACTCTGACCCCCCGAGAGGCGGAGCTCTGGACTTCCCTGGGAGACGCGTGGACCAAAGCCCGGTACTTGGGGCCCCCGGTCTGCCCGACGCCCCCGGGGGGAGGCCTCGCGGGCCGGAGGCGCGCGGCTCAGGGACCCTCCCGTCCCCCCCAGGCTTGAGCTCCCGCCGGAGGACGGCGCCCCCTACAGCCCGGCCTTCTACAGCGGCTGGGAGCCCGCCCCCCAGGCCCCCGGGGGCCAGCCCTGGGAGGACCCCGTGGAGGGGCAGCACCGCCATGAGAGGTTGCAGTGAGGTGCCTCCCGCCTCACTTGGGCTTCTGGGGTCCTGGGGGCGGGAAGACTGCCCCCTGTCCCTCAGCCCTCTTCCTGGCAGCAATCGGCCCCGCAGGTCGAGGTCAATGGTGAGTCTCAGGCAAATCTGGCGGGGCGGGTCTGGGGGCAAGGAGCTGAATGCGGGGCCTGGGGTGGCAGCCTGATCATGGGGCCATATCAAGGGCTGGCATGGGGTGGGCCGAGGCGCCAAcctcggtctctgtctctctgtgtctgtctctgtgtctcggGGCCCGGCGGGGGGGGGCAGGTGGCAGAGGGGTGGTGAGAGGTGGAAGGGCAGGGGAGGGACTCGGACACGATCGGCGGGGCCATTGATTTTATGGTGAGGAtggggagacagagggaggggcCGGGGCAGAGACACAGAAGCACACCCAGGAGGACTGGAAAGGGAACCGGAGGACGGACGGGGGAGGAGCTCCGGGCCGGAGGGGGAGGAATCAGCTTCGGGGAGCGGAGAGCCGAGGGGCCCATGGAAATACAACTCACCCCTGGGCGGCCCTTTGGTGTGGAGGTAGGCTCAGGACTGGGCCCGGACAAGCAAATTGAACAGGAGGGCTGAGGCCTGAAGACCCCTCCCTTGCACAGGTAAGATTGGAGGGCTCCTCCCTGCCCTCAGCCCCAGAACACATCCCTCCCactgtctctccccctcttttttctgtcttgtctcttctctctcactttctcccctcccctctccatctctttccccccctccctctctgtatctgtctctccctccccatctctatctctgtctctccctccgtctccctccccttccccccctttctctGCCCGGTTCCGGGGTCTCcgtctctgcctcagtttcccacctTTCACCAGTCTGTTCTTGAGGCCCTGGGCCAGCCCGGCTTTCGctgccccgcccccgccccgcccccctcGGGGAGGCAGCTTCCCTCTGACCTCCCCCCGCGGCCCCTCTCAGTCACACAGAGCCAGACTCCGAGGCGGAGCCCGAGGCCCAGGCGGAGCCCGGGGCGGGGGTCCCGGGGAAGTGGGTTCTCTGTAACTACGACTTCGAGGCCCGGAACGGCAGCGAGCTCTCTGTCCATCGAGGGGACCTCCTGGAGGTGACCAGACCCTGGGGCCCGGATCAGGGGAGGGGGGAGCAGCCGAAGCAGGGAGCAGCCGAAGCAGGGAAAGGGGGCGGGAGGCAGAGCGGAGACCTCGCCCCCCTTCGGCGGTCTCTCCTCCCCACCGGCTCCCCCCGGGGCCTGCGGCAAGGGCggctccctccccttctccctgcGCCCTCCTCGGGATCCCCCTGCAGCGCCCTGGGGGGGCCCTTCCACTCAGGCGGAGGCAGTGACCCCTCGTAGGaagaagcccccccccccacctgccTTCCGCCCCGGCCCCCGCCCGTCCTTCCTGCTCCCCTCGCCAGGGCCAGGTCCTCCCCCTCCCCGAGGTCTCTCCGGGGGCCTCTGCGCTCCCGCCGCCCGATCCACGACCAGTTCCCTGCTAGTCTCTCCGCATGCAGGGTTTCCCAAAGCTCCCCCTAAAACCATCAGTGGCTCCCATGGCTACAAGCTCTGGCTGTTCCCAGGCTTCCACTTCCTGAGACGGGAGCCCCGCCCGGGCCTCCTCCCCGCGGGCTCTTGTGCCCGAGACAAGCCCCTCCCCCCATGCCCATCCCCTGGTGGTCAGTCCCCGGCCGGGTTTTGCTGCCCTGTGCTGGGGGAGGGGGACGCCTGGCCAGGGATGGCGGAAGGTCTCTATTAGACCCTGCCCTCGAGGGGCTCACATGGGGAGGGGCTGTAGCCGCCGAGAGCACTGGGGAGGCTTCCTGCAGGAGGGGGTCCTCCCCAAGGCGTCACCGCGGGCCTCCTCCAGTGAAGGAATAGAGGGTCTGGGCTCCTTCCGAACTGAGTCTGtctgcctccccctccccgccaGGTCCTGGACGATGCCCGGAAATGGTGGAAGGTTCGGGACCTTCAGGGACAGCAGGGTTACGTCCCCTACAACATTCTCACCCCTCACCCCGGGCCCCGGAGCCGAAAAGCCAGCCCTGCCGGGGCCCTGGTGAGCGGGGGGCGGGGATCCCGGTGAGGGAGGGGGGAAGCCCGCGTCCCGGAGGGGCCAGGAGGCCTGAGGCCCCCCCCAGGTAACTTCCTTGTCCCTGCAGGAACAGAGgaccccgcccccgcccccagccccagcccctccCAGGCCCCGCTGGGGCAGCACAGACAGCCTGGACTTGGACGCTGGGGAGAAGGGTATGGGGGTGGCGGTGGGACCccgggagggggggaggggggtggcgGTGGGACCCCGGGAGGGGGGCATGGGGCCCCTTCCATCCAGGACTGCTCCCTGAAGGCCCTGTTCTGGAGCCTGTGTCCGCTCTGCACATTCTCCGGCGCGGGGCTGCACCCTGGTGGGGGGGGGGCCCCCAGCCTTGACCTCACTTGCCCTCCCCCCATTCTGCAGAAAAGTTCGCCCACATGTTGAGCGTCAACGAGGAGCTGCAGGCTCGGCTGGCGCAGGGTCCCCGGAATTCCAGCCGCTGCTTCCTGGCCCCGCCTGCTGGCCCTCGATTACCAGCCCCTGCCTCCCTGCCCCCAGGTCCGAGCCTGGCTGCAGGCCAAGGCTTCTGGGCCCAGTGTGCTATGTAGAAGCGCGGGACCTGGGCTGAGGAGTGGGCTTTGGCTTCTGAGTTCTCTCTGCCCAGTGAGGAGCTATCCCTGGGAGGGGATGAGGGGGCTCCGGACGCCTGCGTTCTGGCGGGCAGGGGCGGGGGTGGCCCGAGGGGGGAGGGGCCCCCTGACCAGCTTCCCGTCTCCCCCGCCCTTCGATAGGACCGTGAGTGCTCTGGGGGTCCTAACGGGCGCCCAGCTCTTCTCTCTAAAGAAGGACGAGCTGCAGGCAGTGAGCCCAGAGGAGGGGGCCCGGGTCTACAGCCAAGTCACCGTGCACCGAGCGATGCTGGAGGCGAGTCCGGGGACGCTGGGTCCCAGGAGGGGAGGGGCAGGGCCCTGACGCCAGTGCTCCCCGAGGGAGGGGGCAGGGACCCTGACGCCGGGTTCCCCTGAGGGGAGGGTCCAGCTCCAGTCTCCTCTGATCCTGAATCGGAGAAGCTGTCGGAGCTCCAGGCAGTGATGGAGAAGCAGAAACGGAAGGTGGAGGGGAACACGGACGAGGACGCGCCGTGACCCTCGCGCCCCCATTGCCCCTCCTCCTTCAGAAGCACACCGAGCACCCCGCAAGAGACAGACGGGTCCTAGCTCCTCTCCTCGCCCGCCGGCCCCGCCCAACGCGCTCCTGATTGGCTATGGGCGGGAGGGGCGGGGCCACCGGCCCGGGGAATAAAGTGTGTTGTGTCTACTGCACGAGGCGTCCCGCTTGGCTGCGGCTCTTCACCCAGCATGCGCCGGGTCTGGGATCCCCCGGGATCCTACGCACGGGAGGGAAGGTGCCAGTTGGAGCGCAACTCCCCAACTCTGGGATGGCCACCAGGGGGAGCCACGCCGGATCTCCCAGGGGCCTTTCTACGCAAGGGCCTCGGGGGCCCCACCGAGCTCCCATTGGGACTCCTTCCATTCATGGGGCGCCCCGCCCCCCACCTAAGCTTTCCTCTCTCCAAAGTCCTGCCCGCTATACGTCCCGCCCCTGCGGTCCTGCACCCCCTTTCCCTCCATTAGTCATCTTGCCCCACCCCACCGATGGCCCCGGCCCCCAGTCTCCACACTGAATTCTCAAACCTCCAGCTCCCCATCTATTGTCCCCGGACACCCCAAACCGAGCCCAGGAATCGCTCCTCTCGACTTGCTAAATTCTCCTCCACTTTCTCTGCAAGTCTGCGGCACGCGCTCGCCACCCCCCACCAAGTTGCCACGGCGATGGTTCGGGACAACTCCCCTGCCCGTGCCACAGCCGGGCCGcccacctcctccctcctcccttagCCCCCTCCCCTCACGAGGAGCTCCCCGAGAGGCCCGCGCACAGCAAGAGCCTAGTCCATGCCGACTCCTCCGGAGCAAGCCCCCAGCGCGCCCCCACACACAGAGCCTGACGCCCACAGCAAAGTCACACCCTTTAATCGCGGTGCCCCGTGGCCACGGCAGGTCTCAGGAAAATACTTTCTCTCAGCGTGGGTGCCCTCCCCCCACCCCGACCCCAGGCGGCGGGGGGCAACCCCGGCCACAAAAATAGAAGCCTCCTTCCCCTATTGCACATCATTAGTGGGCGTGGGGCCCCCAGAAAAAACCCACGCCCCTATATACACGTCCCAGCAGCCCCGGCCGAGGCTCGAGGGGGCAGGGACCATTGGCACATTCTTTGCTccctggaggggggaggggaggagggggtggcGGCACACGTGGGGGAAAGGgacggggagggggaggggtggcTGGGGATCTCTCCGTGCCCTGCTCCCCAAAGTCTGCATCCTCCGTCTCCGGCCGCCCCGGGCCCCCTGCCGCCTCCAGGCAGCTTGGGGCCCGGCCGCTTTCATCCACTTCCTCCGGCCTTCACTCCCTTCGCTCCGTGCTGCGCCCCTCCCAGGGGCTGGTCCCATCCTTAGCGGCCCCAGCCCCCCTcttccagccccccccccccgggtccCCAGGCTCCTTCCAGCCCAGGCAGCTGGATCCCCAGGGCCCTGAGGGgctggggagtgggggggggcgT
Encoded here:
- the EPS8L1 gene encoding LOW QUALITY PROTEIN: epidermal growth factor receptor kinase substrate 8-like protein 1 (The sequence of the model RefSeq protein was modified relative to this genomic sequence to represent the inferred CDS: inserted 2 bases in 1 codon; substituted 1 base at 1 genomic stop codon), whose amino-acid sequence is MSSPAGPAAAPKPSAKSIYEQRKRYSTVVMADVSQYAVEHLVTFCLGEEDGVHTVEDASRKLSAMDAQGRIWAQEMLLQVSTGHVKLLDVDSKEELESYALPSILRCETVLPPGQTHSLLLLVCQEPERPQPDVHYFQGLRVGAELIREDIHGALQAQRSGSGDRRAAALRATQEELSRAPSPGPRDAPFQRRPSTAAALLELPYPWGQSRHEAASRGAKAGQWREGRGGAQRPALDLASVEAERNVDILNHILDDVESFVAKLQKLVFEASVPHWEQKGWRVYGGAREGLLTLRAKPPTEEEYTDILRKIKYSFSLLARLRANITDPSAPELLHFLLGPLQMVVDTSGGPGLARAVQQPRLTAEAVALLRETLTPREAELWTSLGDAWTKARLELPPEDGAPYSPAFYSGWEPAPQAPGGQPWEDPVEGQHRHERLQXGQSAPQVEVNGDHTEPDSEAEPEAQAEPGAGVPGKWVLCNYDFEARNGSELSVHRGDLLEVLDDARKWWKVRDLQGQQGYVPYNILTPHPGPRSRKASPAGALEQRTPPPPPAPAPPRPRWGSTDSLDLDAGEKEKFAHMLSVNEELQARLAQGPRNSSRCFLAPPAGPRLPAPASLPXQVRAWLQAKASGTVSALGVLTGAQLFSLKKDELQAVSPEEGARVYSQVTVHRAMLEESEKLSELQAVMEKQKRKVEGNTDEDAP